A DNA window from Sphingomonas profundi contains the following coding sequences:
- a CDS encoding SDR family NAD(P)-dependent oxidoreductase, which translates to MTDRLQGRTALVTGGLRGIGLAIAERFVAEGATVWVADLKAAGDADAAAVTGRLGNHASYLKLDVAQESEWQAARGAIEAAGGAIDILVNNAGIDAVGPVETMELERWRRLMSINVDGLFLGIKTFKTMLEAQGTRVNGGASVINMSSIMGIVGYAQTSAYNTSKGAVRLMSKALAIEFAQARAPIRVNSLNPGFVQTPLLDIGMQRWVDEGVAEKAQDLVDQLAAATPMGRIARPEEIAAAALFLACEDASYVTGIELPVDGGWTAQ; encoded by the coding sequence ATGACGGATCGGCTGCAGGGGCGCACGGCGCTCGTCACGGGCGGGTTGCGGGGCATCGGCCTCGCCATCGCCGAGCGGTTCGTCGCGGAGGGTGCCACCGTGTGGGTGGCGGACCTGAAGGCGGCGGGCGACGCGGATGCCGCGGCCGTGACCGGCCGGCTCGGCAACCATGCCAGCTACCTGAAGCTGGACGTTGCGCAGGAGAGCGAGTGGCAGGCGGCGCGCGGCGCGATCGAGGCGGCCGGCGGCGCCATCGACATCCTCGTCAACAATGCCGGCATCGATGCCGTCGGCCCGGTGGAGACGATGGAGCTGGAGCGCTGGCGGCGGCTGATGAGCATCAACGTCGACGGCCTGTTCCTGGGCATCAAGACGTTCAAGACGATGCTGGAGGCGCAGGGCACGCGCGTGAACGGCGGCGCCAGCGTGATCAACATGTCGTCGATCATGGGCATTGTCGGCTACGCCCAGACCTCGGCCTACAACACCTCCAAGGGCGCCGTGCGGCTGATGTCGAAGGCGCTGGCGATCGAGTTCGCCCAGGCGCGCGCGCCGATCCGGGTGAATTCGCTGAACCCCGGCTTCGTGCAGACGCCGCTGCTGGACATCGGCATGCAGCGCTGGGTGGACGAGGGCGTGGCCGAGAAGGCGCAGGATCTGGTCGATCAGCTCGCGGCCGCAACGCCGATGGGCCGCATCGCCCGACCGGAGGAGATCGCCGCCGCCGCTCTGTTCCTCGCCTGCGAGGATGCGAGCTACGTGACCGGCATCGAGCTGCCCGTGGATGGCGGCTGGACGGCGCAATAG
- a CDS encoding SDR family NAD(P)-dependent oxidoreductase, which translates to MGRLDGKVALVTGGTSGIGDATVRRLVAEGAKVVFTGSNAAKAQAVVDATGATFHAHKVEDAGAWPGLMEMIRGTFGRLDFAFANAGIEGGDSDIEQIGLDAWNEIVQINLTGPMLTAQHAIGLMKQNPGGSGGAIVLNSSMNAILALGQNVAYSTTKGALRILAKSIAVHCAGAGLNIRCNAILPGVVETQLIREAIASAPDPAAARAIFEGLSPLKRMGKVEEIAALVAFLASDDAAFISGAEYSIDGASTSGLGGV; encoded by the coding sequence ATGGGGAGACTGGACGGCAAGGTGGCGCTCGTCACGGGCGGCACCTCGGGCATCGGCGACGCCACGGTGCGGCGGCTCGTGGCGGAAGGCGCGAAGGTGGTCTTCACCGGCTCCAACGCCGCCAAGGCGCAGGCCGTGGTGGACGCCACCGGCGCCACCTTCCACGCCCACAAGGTGGAGGATGCCGGCGCCTGGCCGGGGCTGATGGAGATGATCCGCGGCACCTTCGGCCGGCTCGACTTCGCGTTCGCCAATGCCGGCATCGAGGGCGGCGATTCGGATATCGAGCAGATCGGCCTCGATGCCTGGAACGAGATCGTGCAGATCAACCTGACCGGGCCGATGCTGACGGCGCAGCACGCGATCGGCCTGATGAAGCAGAATCCCGGCGGCTCGGGCGGGGCGATCGTGCTCAACTCGTCGATGAACGCCATTCTGGCGCTCGGCCAGAACGTCGCTTACTCCACGACGAAGGGCGCCCTGCGCATCCTCGCCAAGTCGATCGCGGTGCACTGCGCGGGCGCCGGCCTCAACATCCGCTGCAATGCGATCCTGCCCGGTGTGGTGGAGACGCAGCTGATCCGCGAGGCGATCGCCTCCGCACCCGATCCGGCGGCGGCGCGGGCGATCTTCGAGGGGCTCTCGCCGCTGAAGCGCATGGGCAAGGTGGAGGAGATCGCCGCGCTGGTGGCCTTCCTCGCCTCCGACGACGCCGCCTTCATCAGCGGCGCGGAATATTCGATCGACGGCGCATCGACGTCGGGACTGGGAGGCGTATGA
- a CDS encoding aromatic ring-hydroxylating oxygenase subunit alpha, with translation MAERDPAIDAAGAARCPGMTWTDLLDNDSKPVPEILRDERYEYRGSEPLPATVYTSAAFAEAERTKMWPHVWQFAAREEDLPEEGDHVVFDNAGRSWLLIRQADGEVRAFHNVCLHRGRKLQLKDGWTSELQCPFHGFTWNNDGSLKHIPCDWDFQHLKRQDMSLPEAEVGRWGGYVFLRETPGGPSLEEYLAPVPEHFKRWKHEECVTAVWVGKEVAANWKVTMEAFMEAWHTIVTHPQLLPFTGDANTSYNIAGDNVNWALTPFGIMSPHVDPADKKQQWIVDEFLKYNGRSTDNYENMSDPFAVSVPEGITARKALGDSMRANFTETFGRDHSDVTDAEVLDAFVYNVFPNFAPWGGFMPNIVYRWRPGKTPDTCLMEVRVLVRQPPGAAMPKGPEMKLLSIDQPWSDAAELGVLGHVFDQDMENLPFVQEGLHASKNGLVQLGDYQEIRIRQFQQTLAKYLAA, from the coding sequence ATGGCGGAACGGGATCCGGCGATCGATGCGGCGGGTGCGGCGCGCTGCCCCGGCATGACGTGGACCGACCTGCTGGACAACGATTCCAAGCCGGTGCCGGAGATCCTGCGCGACGAGCGGTACGAGTATCGCGGGTCGGAGCCGCTGCCTGCCACCGTCTACACCAGCGCCGCGTTCGCCGAGGCCGAGCGGACGAAGATGTGGCCGCACGTGTGGCAGTTCGCCGCGCGTGAGGAGGATCTGCCGGAGGAGGGCGACCATGTCGTGTTCGACAATGCCGGCCGCTCGTGGCTGCTGATCCGGCAGGCGGATGGCGAGGTACGGGCGTTCCACAACGTGTGCCTGCATCGCGGCCGCAAGCTGCAGCTGAAGGATGGCTGGACCTCCGAGCTGCAATGCCCGTTCCATGGCTTCACCTGGAACAATGACGGCAGCCTCAAGCACATCCCGTGCGACTGGGACTTCCAGCACCTGAAGCGGCAGGACATGTCGCTGCCGGAGGCCGAGGTGGGCCGCTGGGGCGGCTACGTCTTCCTGCGCGAGACGCCGGGCGGGCCGAGCCTGGAAGAGTATCTCGCGCCCGTGCCGGAGCATTTCAAGCGGTGGAAGCATGAGGAGTGCGTCACCGCCGTGTGGGTCGGCAAGGAAGTCGCGGCCAACTGGAAGGTGACGATGGAGGCCTTCATGGAGGCCTGGCACACGATCGTCACCCACCCCCAGCTGCTGCCCTTCACCGGCGACGCCAACACCAGCTACAATATTGCCGGCGACAATGTGAACTGGGCGCTGACGCCGTTCGGCATCATGTCGCCCCATGTCGATCCGGCCGACAAGAAGCAGCAGTGGATCGTCGACGAATTCCTGAAATATAACGGTCGCTCAACCGACAATTACGAGAACATGTCCGATCCGTTCGCCGTCAGCGTGCCGGAGGGGATCACCGCGCGCAAGGCGCTGGGCGACAGCATGCGGGCGAACTTCACCGAGACGTTCGGCCGCGATCACAGCGACGTGACGGATGCCGAGGTGCTCGATGCGTTCGTCTACAATGTGTTCCCCAACTTCGCGCCGTGGGGCGGCTTCATGCCGAACATCGTCTATCGCTGGCGCCCCGGAAAGACGCCGGACACCTGCCTGATGGAGGTACGCGTCCTCGTCCGCCAGCCACCGGGCGCGGCGATGCCGAAGGGGCCGGAGATGAAGCTGCTGTCGATCGACCAGCCCTGGTCGGACGCGGCGGAGCTCGGCGTGCTCGGCCATGTGTTCGATCAGGACATGGAGAACCTGCCGTTCGTGCAGGAGGGGTTGCACGCCTCCAAGAACGGCCTCGTACAGCTGGGCGACTATCAGGAGATCCGCATCCGCCAGTTCCAGCAGACCCTCGCCAAATATCTGGCGGCCTGA
- a CDS encoding ThuA domain-containing protein produces the protein MAEVEQPKRIDCVLVAGGKYHDIDFARLELLKLLAEDQRVKVRVFEDFENIAAIEACDFLVTYTCDVVPSLKAQEALKAWLERGGRWYALHGTNSILRLLDSGLWDTPRWAPLFVDLLGNQFISHPPIEPYLVTVADPSHPLVAGVEPFETTDELYHMELHGDLHVLLETECTGPGTGFVEAADAPGTHPVFYVKTHGAGAVLYLTLGHCRGHYDLQPLLDWWPSVDRCAWDLPVFYTLLRRGIDWVKQPAA, from the coding sequence ATGGCGGAGGTGGAGCAGCCGAAGCGGATCGATTGCGTGCTGGTTGCCGGCGGCAAGTATCACGACATCGATTTCGCCCGGCTCGAACTCCTGAAGCTGCTGGCCGAGGACCAGCGGGTGAAGGTGCGCGTGTTCGAGGATTTCGAGAACATCGCGGCGATCGAGGCATGCGACTTCCTCGTCACCTATACGTGCGACGTGGTGCCATCGCTGAAGGCACAGGAAGCGCTGAAGGCGTGGCTGGAACGCGGCGGCCGCTGGTATGCGCTGCACGGCACCAACTCGATCCTGCGGCTGCTGGACAGCGGCCTGTGGGATACGCCGCGCTGGGCGCCGCTGTTCGTCGATCTGCTCGGCAACCAGTTCATCAGCCACCCGCCGATCGAGCCCTATCTGGTGACGGTGGCGGATCCGTCGCATCCGCTGGTCGCCGGGGTCGAGCCGTTCGAGACGACCGACGAGCTCTACCACATGGAGCTGCACGGCGACCTGCACGTCCTGCTGGAGACGGAGTGCACCGGGCCGGGCACCGGCTTCGTGGAGGCGGCGGACGCGCCGGGCACGCACCCGGTATTCTACGTGAAGACGCATGGCGCGGGCGCGGTGCTGTACCTCACGCTCGGCCACTGCCGCGGCCACTACGATCTCCAGCCGCTGCTCGACTGGTGGCCGTCGGTCGATCGCTGCGCCTGGGATCTGCCGGTATTCTACACGCTGCTGCGGCGCGGGATCGACTGGGTGAAGCAGCCCGCCGCCTGA
- a CDS encoding helix-turn-helix transcriptional regulator, whose product MASVASLRIAAPEDVRPAAESLLKLTADRADFRVATCHNIAVKEPMVDACGAILATEVFGWTTTEGDRWWKSPRLALDSPLPSACRYESEPFWCNSDGIRSPTANPFLDAIDLSNFEQRALAHAAIVVPVHLPFGQVGAVSFTPRDPAVRDLGALFDLHGDLLGLYARTFIAGYVRIMCRAQRLPAGSRLSKREVECLRWAAIGKTDYEISLIMERSRATVRFHIHNASLKLDAVNRSQTVFKAAQLGYIGLNS is encoded by the coding sequence ATGGCGAGTGTGGCTTCGCTGCGCATCGCCGCGCCGGAGGATGTGCGGCCGGCCGCGGAGAGCCTGCTGAAGCTCACCGCCGATCGCGCCGACTTCCGCGTCGCCACCTGCCACAACATCGCCGTGAAGGAGCCGATGGTGGACGCCTGCGGCGCGATCCTGGCGACCGAGGTGTTCGGCTGGACGACGACCGAGGGCGATCGCTGGTGGAAGAGTCCGCGCCTGGCGCTCGATTCGCCGCTGCCCAGCGCCTGCCGCTACGAGAGCGAGCCGTTCTGGTGCAATTCCGACGGCATCCGTTCCCCCACCGCCAACCCGTTCCTGGACGCGATCGACCTCAGCAATTTCGAGCAGCGGGCGCTGGCCCACGCCGCCATCGTCGTGCCGGTGCACCTGCCGTTCGGCCAGGTGGGCGCGGTGAGCTTCACCCCGCGCGACCCGGCGGTGCGGGATCTGGGCGCGCTGTTCGATCTGCATGGCGACCTGCTCGGCCTCTACGCCCGCACGTTCATCGCCGGCTACGTCCGCATCATGTGCCGCGCGCAGCGGCTGCCGGCGGGCTCGCGCCTCAGCAAGCGCGAGGTGGAGTGCCTGCGCTGGGCGGCGATCGGCAAGACCGACTATGAGATCAGCCTGATCATGGAGCGCAGCCGCGCCACCGTGCGCTTCCACATCCACAATGCCTCGCTGAAGCTGGATGCGGTGAACCGCAGCCAGACCGTCTTCAAGGCCGCGCAGCTCGGCTATATCGGGCTGAACAGCTAG
- a CDS encoding Zn-ribbon domain-containing OB-fold protein, protein MADRPIADGLYTDGPAPRLIGGRRLSDGRITFPMPQGGEAAFYEPVELATQGTLWSWTVQRFRPKSPPYAGPEAFQPYPVGYVELPGEVIVETRLVDVAVEHIRTGMAMELAIVPFVADAAGGTVTTFAFRPAEGAIA, encoded by the coding sequence ATGGCCGATCGGCCGATCGCAGACGGACTCTATACCGACGGCCCGGCGCCGCGCCTGATCGGCGGGCGGCGGCTGTCAGACGGCAGGATCACCTTCCCCATGCCGCAAGGCGGCGAGGCGGCCTTCTACGAGCCGGTGGAGCTGGCCACGCAGGGCACGCTGTGGTCGTGGACGGTGCAGCGTTTCCGCCCGAAATCGCCGCCTTATGCCGGGCCGGAGGCGTTCCAGCCCTACCCGGTCGGCTATGTCGAGCTGCCCGGCGAGGTGATCGTCGAGACGCGGCTGGTGGACGTGGCGGTCGAGCATATCCGCACCGGCATGGCGATGGAGCTGGCGATCGTGCCGTTCGTGGCCGATGCGGCGGGCGGCACCGTGACGACCTTCGCCTTCCGCCCGGCCGAAGGAGCCATCGCATGA
- a CDS encoding thiolase family protein, protein MSQDVCIVGIGIHPFGRTEGMTGMDMGVAAVRSAVADAGIGWPQIQFAYGGSDASGNADTMVERLGLTGVQFINVKNGCATGGSALFAASASIRSGEYDLGLAVGFDKHPRGAFDPKPADWGLPDWYGEVGLMLTTQFFAMKIRRYMDQFGITERTLGMVAEKAFRNGQHAEHAWRREPVDLDTILTAPLVSDPFTKFMFCSPAEGAVALVLASEKKARELGVTPIRLKAAVMRTRPAGSFEVFAPSLSVERGGSATTIAARAAFEQTGIGPEDIDVAQLQDTECGAEIMHMSENGFCADGEQERWIAEGRTDIGGALPVNTDGGCLACGEPIGASGLRQVYENVVQLRGAGGGRQVPGDPKTAYSHVYGAPGVSAVTIMSR, encoded by the coding sequence ATGAGCCAGGACGTCTGCATCGTCGGCATCGGCATCCACCCGTTCGGGCGCACCGAGGGCATGACCGGCATGGACATGGGCGTCGCCGCCGTCCGCTCGGCCGTGGCCGATGCCGGCATCGGCTGGCCGCAGATACAGTTCGCCTATGGCGGATCGGACGCGTCGGGCAACGCCGACACGATGGTGGAGCGGCTGGGCCTGACTGGCGTCCAGTTCATCAACGTGAAGAATGGCTGCGCCACCGGCGGCTCGGCATTGTTCGCCGCCTCCGCCTCAATCCGCTCGGGCGAATATGATCTCGGCCTGGCGGTCGGCTTCGACAAGCATCCGCGCGGCGCCTTCGATCCCAAGCCCGCCGACTGGGGACTGCCGGACTGGTATGGCGAGGTGGGCCTGATGCTCACCACCCAGTTCTTCGCGATGAAGATCCGCCGCTACATGGATCAGTTCGGCATCACCGAGCGGACGCTCGGCATGGTCGCCGAGAAGGCGTTCCGCAACGGCCAGCACGCCGAGCACGCCTGGCGGCGCGAGCCGGTGGATCTCGACACGATCCTGACGGCGCCGCTGGTCAGCGATCCGTTCACCAAGTTCATGTTCTGCTCGCCCGCGGAGGGCGCGGTGGCGCTGGTGCTGGCCAGCGAGAAGAAGGCGCGGGAGCTTGGCGTCACCCCGATCCGCCTGAAGGCGGCGGTGATGCGCACCCGGCCGGCGGGATCGTTCGAGGTGTTCGCGCCCTCGCTCTCGGTCGAGCGCGGCGGCTCCGCCACCACCATCGCCGCGCGGGCCGCGTTCGAGCAGACCGGCATCGGCCCGGAGGATATCGACGTCGCCCAGCTGCAGGATACCGAGTGCGGCGCCGAGATCATGCACATGAGCGAGAACGGCTTCTGTGCCGATGGCGAGCAGGAGCGGTGGATCGCCGAGGGCCGCACCGACATCGGCGGCGCGCTGCCGGTGAACACGGACGGCGGCTGCCTCGCCTGCGGGGAGCCGATCGGCGCCTCCGGTCTGCGGCAGGTCTACGAGAATGTCGTGCAGCTGCGCGGCGCGGGCGGCGGGCGGCAGGTGCCGGGCGACCCGAAGACCGCGTACAGCCACGTCTATGGCGCCCCCGGCGTCTCCGCCGTCACCATCATGTCGCGCTGA
- a CDS encoding thiamine pyrophosphate-dependent dehydrogenase E1 component subunit alpha, producing the protein MQHSREALLHAYRQMKVIREFEDRLHSEIQTGEIAGFTHLYAGQEAVAVGICDHLDDNDKIISTHRGHGHCLAKGVDVKGMMKEIYGKADGTCQGKGGSMHIADIDKGMLGANGIVGAGAPIAVGAAIACKLDGKGGVSIAFSGDGACNQGTTFEAMNLAAVVKAPAIFVFENNHYSEHTGPSYATATATDIAGRAEGFGIKAWRADGIDFFSVYDTMREVLDYVRAGNGPAAVEFDTERFYGHFEGDPQRYRGPGELDRIREERDAIKTFRERVTGASLLDAADLDAIDAEVATLIDESVDEARAAAPPDPADVIKNVYVTY; encoded by the coding sequence ATGCAACATAGTCGCGAGGCGCTGCTGCACGCCTATCGCCAGATGAAGGTGATCCGCGAGTTCGAGGATCGGCTGCACAGCGAGATCCAGACCGGCGAGATCGCCGGCTTCACCCACCTCTATGCGGGGCAGGAGGCGGTCGCCGTCGGCATCTGCGACCATCTCGACGACAACGACAAGATCATCTCCACCCATCGCGGCCACGGCCACTGCCTCGCCAAGGGCGTGGACGTGAAGGGCATGATGAAGGAGATCTATGGAAAGGCGGACGGCACCTGCCAGGGCAAGGGCGGATCCATGCACATCGCCGACATCGACAAGGGGATGCTCGGCGCCAACGGCATCGTCGGCGCCGGCGCGCCGATCGCGGTGGGGGCTGCGATCGCCTGCAAGCTGGACGGCAAGGGCGGCGTCTCGATCGCCTTCTCGGGCGACGGCGCGTGCAACCAGGGCACCACCTTCGAGGCGATGAACCTGGCCGCGGTGGTGAAGGCGCCGGCCATCTTCGTGTTCGAGAACAACCATTATTCCGAGCATACCGGCCCGTCCTACGCCACCGCGACCGCCACCGACATCGCCGGGCGCGCGGAAGGCTTCGGCATCAAGGCATGGCGGGCGGACGGGATCGACTTCTTCTCGGTCTACGACACGATGCGCGAGGTGCTCGACTATGTTCGCGCCGGCAACGGCCCGGCGGCGGTCGAGTTCGATACCGAGCGTTTCTACGGCCATTTCGAGGGCGATCCGCAGCGCTATCGCGGCCCCGGCGAGCTGGACCGCATCCGCGAGGAGCGGGACGCGATCAAGACCTTCCGCGAGCGCGTGACCGGCGCCAGCCTGCTGGACGCGGCCGATCTCGACGCGATCGACGCCGAAGTCGCCACGCTGATCGACGAGTCCGTCGACGAGGCCCGCGCCGCCGCCCCGCCGGATCCGGCCGACGTCATCAAGAACGTCTACGTCACCTACTGA
- a CDS encoding alpha-ketoacid dehydrogenase subunit beta, translating into MAQMMLREAIVQTLHEEMARDENVVVLGEDVVGGMGTPGGPEAIGGIWSTSTGLWGKFGDRVIDTPISESAIVGAAAGLALSGKRPVAEIMFADFIGVCLDQIWNQLAKFRYMFGGKTVCPAVIRMAYGAGLNAGPQHSQSAYSLLTAIPGIKVVMPTTPADAKGLLTSAIRGDDPVIFMEHKALYGVRGEVPEGDHLLPFGHARLVRAGEHATIVTCGFMVSFCEQAADMLAQEGIACDVIDLRTTSPIDEEAILDSVEATGRLVVVDESPPRCSLAADVAAMVCNKAFASLKAPPELVTPPHSPVPFARELERAYLPQPSVIADAVRKTLAYR; encoded by the coding sequence ATGGCACAGATGATGTTGCGCGAAGCGATCGTGCAGACGCTTCACGAGGAGATGGCGCGCGACGAGAATGTCGTCGTGCTGGGCGAGGATGTGGTCGGCGGCATGGGCACGCCCGGCGGGCCGGAGGCGATCGGCGGCATCTGGAGCACCTCGACCGGCCTGTGGGGCAAGTTCGGCGACCGCGTGATCGACACGCCGATCAGCGAGAGCGCGATCGTCGGCGCGGCCGCTGGGCTGGCGCTGAGCGGCAAGCGGCCGGTGGCGGAGATCATGTTCGCTGACTTCATCGGCGTCTGCCTGGACCAGATCTGGAACCAGCTCGCCAAGTTCCGCTACATGTTCGGCGGCAAGACGGTGTGCCCGGCGGTGATCCGCATGGCTTATGGCGCCGGCCTGAACGCCGGGCCGCAGCATAGCCAGTCGGCCTACTCGCTGCTCACCGCCATCCCCGGCATCAAGGTGGTGATGCCGACGACGCCGGCCGACGCCAAGGGCCTGCTGACCAGCGCCATCCGCGGCGACGATCCGGTGATCTTCATGGAGCACAAGGCGCTGTACGGCGTGCGCGGCGAGGTGCCGGAAGGCGACCATCTGCTGCCGTTCGGCCATGCCCGGCTGGTGCGCGCCGGCGAGCATGCGACGATCGTGACCTGCGGCTTCATGGTGAGCTTCTGCGAGCAGGCGGCCGACATGCTGGCGCAGGAAGGCATCGCCTGCGACGTGATCGACCTGCGCACGACGAGCCCGATCGACGAGGAGGCCATCCTCGACTCGGTCGAGGCGACCGGGCGGCTGGTGGTGGTGGACGAGAGCCCGCCGCGCTGCAGCCTGGCGGCGGACGTCGCCGCGATGGTGTGCAACAAGGCGTTCGCCAGCCTGAAGGCGCCGCCCGAGCTGGTGACGCCGCCCCACTCGCCGGTGCCGTTCGCGCGCGAGCTGGAGCGCGCCTATCTGCCGCAGCCGAGCGTCATCGCCGATGCCGTTCGCAAGACGCTGGCGTATCGCTGA
- a CDS encoding 2-oxo acid dehydrogenase subunit E2: MALRAFTMPKWGIEMQQGTLAEWLVKEGEPFAKGQLLALIETDKITNEVEAEAPGMLRKLIAQPGETLPVGALLGVYGDAGDDQAAVDAFADSFKAADTSTAVGRGAPPPPAPKAPAAAAAAPKPAAARVAIPDDLAISPEARRLAEEEGIDVSAIAGTGRGGRITHQDVTRALRGQADPIGGEPVSTAVGTEGLDGFYASPLAKRLAVQHGIDLAGISGTGPRGRISKADVLAKLPTPAAAPAATASPAPADNTPMIEPMSSLRKTIARRLTEAKQSIPHFYLRTEVTVDALLALRPTANMILGVKASVNDYLVRAVALALVEVPDVNIQVHGDAIHRFPHADVAVAVASEKGLVTPIVRGADGLRLDALSAAIKALVAKAQAGKLAADDISGGTFTVSNLGMFGLDQFDAIINPPQGAILAVGASRKVFAPGPDGEGRFETRIALSLSCDHRAIDGATGAKFLAALKAIVEEPTRLF; the protein is encoded by the coding sequence ATGGCTCTCCGCGCCTTCACCATGCCCAAATGGGGCATCGAGATGCAGCAGGGCACGCTTGCCGAGTGGCTCGTCAAGGAAGGCGAGCCGTTCGCCAAGGGACAGCTGCTCGCCCTGATCGAGACCGACAAGATCACCAACGAGGTGGAAGCCGAGGCGCCCGGCATGCTGCGCAAGCTGATCGCCCAGCCGGGCGAGACGCTGCCGGTGGGCGCGCTGCTGGGCGTCTACGGCGACGCCGGCGACGATCAGGCGGCGGTCGACGCCTTTGCCGACAGCTTCAAGGCGGCCGATACCAGCACCGCCGTGGGCCGTGGCGCGCCGCCGCCGCCCGCGCCCAAGGCACCCGCCGCTGCTGCCGCCGCGCCGAAGCCGGCCGCCGCCAGGGTCGCGATCCCGGACGATCTGGCGATCAGCCCCGAGGCGCGCCGGCTGGCCGAGGAGGAGGGGATCGACGTCTCCGCCATCGCCGGCACCGGCCGCGGCGGCCGCATCACCCACCAGGACGTCACCCGCGCGCTGCGCGGCCAGGCCGATCCGATCGGCGGAGAGCCGGTGTCGACGGCGGTGGGCACGGAGGGGCTGGACGGCTTCTACGCCTCGCCGCTGGCCAAGCGGTTGGCGGTGCAGCACGGCATCGACCTGGCGGGCATCAGCGGCACGGGGCCGCGCGGCCGCATCTCCAAGGCGGACGTGCTGGCGAAGCTGCCGACGCCGGCAGCCGCGCCTGCTGCCACGGCATCGCCCGCGCCGGCGGACAACACGCCCATGATCGAGCCGATGTCCTCGCTGCGCAAGACGATCGCGCGGCGGCTGACCGAGGCCAAGCAGAGCATCCCGCACTTCTACCTGCGTACCGAGGTGACTGTGGATGCGCTGCTGGCGCTGCGCCCCACCGCCAACATGATCCTGGGTGTGAAGGCGTCGGTGAACGACTATCTCGTCCGCGCGGTGGCGCTGGCGCTGGTCGAGGTGCCGGACGTGAACATCCAGGTGCATGGCGACGCCATCCACCGCTTCCCCCACGCCGACGTGGCGGTGGCGGTGGCGAGCGAGAAGGGGCTGGTGACGCCGATCGTGCGCGGCGCGGACGGCCTGCGGCTGGACGCGCTCTCCGCCGCGATCAAGGCGCTGGTGGCCAAGGCGCAGGCGGGCAAGCTGGCGGCGGACGACATATCGGGCGGCACCTTCACCGTATCGAACCTCGGCATGTTCGGGCTCGATCAGTTCGACGCGATCATCAACCCGCCGCAGGGCGCGATCCTGGCGGTCGGCGCCTCGCGCAAGGTGTTCGCGCCCGGGCCGGACGGCGAGGGCCGGTTCGAGACCCGGATCGCCCTGAGCCTCTCCTGCGACCATCGCGCGATCGACGGCGCGACGGGCGCGAAATTCCTGGCGGCGCTGAAGGCGATCGTCGAGGAGCCGACGCGGCTGTTCTGA